The Setaria italica strain Yugu1 chromosome IX, Setaria_italica_v2.0, whole genome shotgun sequence genome has a window encoding:
- the LOC101780665 gene encoding red chlorophyll catabolite reductase has product MLRPEHCLRLLPAATPAFVGASAPFSCPLPGGGAIRLRHPRARTPRLRGEPSSAMRASAGPDAVASAPEMPQREVVRALAEQAVARLGPRLLPSAVPDDVAEFRNGAGNAVGSLDVRRGAPGSSIDFMLQSSLHCKVPNGAIDITSILIFLNCMTDAPHFLLELIQGSPTSIVVVLDLLPRKDLAFHPEYLQKYYENSRMDEQRAKIDELPQVRPYRSPSLFVRCACSPTAVMVSIDCGQGGEGTLEEIVRGQLAMVAKEVLQFWLDCCADSTTKMDNTERDFLLKRDQIVRSKSIEVDLTANLPMMFDPDVSSRVISEIRKAFGVQEA; this is encoded by the exons ATGCTCCGGCCCGAGCACTGCCTCCGGTTGCTACCGGCGGCCACACCGGCCTTTGTCGGGGCCTCCGCTCCCTTCTCCTGccccctccccggcggcggcgcgatacGGCTCCGCCACCCCCGCGCACGCACTCCCCGGCTCAGGGGCGAACCGTCAAGCGCCATGCGCGCGTCGGCGGGGCCGGACGCGGTGGCTTCTGCGCCAGAGATGCCGCAGCGGGAGGTGGTCCGGGCGCTCGCGGAGCAGGCGGTGGCACGGCTGGGCCCGCGGCTGCTGCCGTCCGCCGTGCCCGACGACGTCGCCGAGTTCCGCAACGGCGCCGGGAACGCCGTCGGCTCGCTCGACGTGCGCCGGGGCGCGCCTGGCTCGTCG ATTGATTTCATGCTGCAGTCCTCGCTTCACTGCAAAGTCCCAAATGGTGCCATTGACATTACATCGATTCTCATTTTCCTAAACTGCATGACAGATGCACCACATTTCCTATTGGAGCTGATACAGGGCAGCCCAACTTCGATTGTGGTGGTTCTTGACCTACTCCCACGGAAAGACCTCGCATTTCACCCTGAGTACTTGCAGAAGTACTATGAAAACTCTCGGATGGATGAGCAGCGTGCAAAGATTGATGAATTACCACAAGTTCGTCCATACCGATCACCATCACTCTTCGTGCGTTGTGCCTGTTCGCCAACAGCAGTAATGGTCAGCATAGACTGTGGACAAGGAGGAGAGGGCACCTTGGAAGAGATTGTGCGTGGACAATTGGCGATGGTTGCTAAGGAGGTTCTTCAATTTTGGCTTGATTGCTGTGCTGATTCCACCACAAAAATGGATAATACAGAGAGGGACTTCCTTCTCAAGAGGGACCAAATTGTAAGATCCAAGTCGATAGAGGTCGATCTGACTGCAAATCTACCGATGATGTTTGATCCTGATGTGTCTAGCCGTGTCATATCTGAAATCAGGAAGGCCTTTGGGGTACAAGAGGCGTAG